A genomic stretch from Sceloporus undulatus isolate JIND9_A2432 ecotype Alabama chromosome 5, SceUnd_v1.1, whole genome shotgun sequence includes:
- the LOC121932068 gene encoding endonuclease domain-containing 1 protein-like, whose amino-acid sequence MFHPFLPFLAACFLIPGKGEVVEDFKPCHEFFLDGVPPGDSLTPSNQARICQFYENAYRFATMYDSDKRIPIYSAYKCKPGNGSKIEKWMIEPQLVEPSLGKSMEDENTTQISRWQLKQSQAVSDDYRYLLNYTWGHLNPIEHQPDNNSRAATSTLTNMVPQFKKLSKHAWAKYENSIRDKAKQAHFCRDLYVIAGAVPSSDAYVSGNRVSKPSHIWSAACCVHEKKGRISWTAMARNVEDKVKEYPLNELQMELTKLYGKGKVDLFNSACNSKPAAHRRLFLV is encoded by the exons ATGTTTCATCCATTCCTGCCCTTTTTGGCTGCATGTTTTCTCATACCTGGAAAGGGCGAGGTGGTGGAGGATTTTAAACCTTGCCATGAGTTCTTCTTGGATGGGGTGCCTCCTGGAGACTCTCTGACCCCTTCCAATCAAGCCAGGATCTGCCAGTTCTATGAGAATGCCTACCGCTTTGCCACCATGTATGACAGTGACAAGCGCATTCCTATATACTCTGCTTACAAATGCAAACCTGGTAATGGAAGTAAAATTGAAAAGTGGATGATAGAGCCCCAG CTTGTCGAGCCCAGTCTGGGAAAAAGCATGGAAGATGAGAACACAACCCAAATTTCCCGGTGGCAGCTTAAACAAAGCCAAGCAGTTTCGGACGATTACAGGTACCTTCTCAACTATACATGGGGACACTTAAACCCTATTGAGCATCAACCTGATAACAACAGTAGAGCTGCGACATCCACCTTGACCAATATGGTCCCACAGTTTAAAAAACTCAGCAAACATGCATGGGCAAAGTATGAAAACAGTATCAGGGACAAAGCTAAGCAAGCTCATTTCTGCCGGGATCTGTATGTCATTGCGGGAGCAGTACCCAGCAGCGATGCGTATGTCTCAGGTAATAGAGTCAGCAAGCCCAGCCACATCTGGTCTGCAGCCTGCTGCGTGCATGAGAAGAAGGGGAGAATCTCCTGGACTGCCATGGCAAGGAATGTGGAGGACAAAGTAAAGGAATATCCCCTGAATGAACTGCAGATGGAGCTCACTAAACTCTATGGAAAGGGGAAAGTTGATCTTTTCAACAGTGCCTGCAACTCAAAACCAGCTGCACACAGGCGCCTGTTCTTGGTCTGA
- the LOC121932069 gene encoding endonuclease domain-containing 1 protein-like codes for MWILVKLFMAACCLVPAKAVVVQDFSNCLEFFLDKIPPDASLTPSNPARICQFYKNAYRYATMYDREKHIPIYSAYKCKPGKGHRYDGWMIEPQLVDPNSGKSMEDERETTIAGTGIEKSQATFNDYSQALNIEKGHLNPVCHQPDEDSREATSTLTNIVPQFSKLNEDAWASYEDSLKKEAQVCKELYVIVGVVPGDEYIGDGRVNKPSHIWSAACCLRDKERRNGWGAIAKNSVNEVKQYNLEKLKKELAQLYGKQKLDPFNNACK; via the exons ATGTGGATATTGGTCAAACTCTTCATGGCAGCATGTTGCCTTGTACCTGCCAAGGCAGTGGTGGTGCAGGATTTTAGCAACTGCCTTGAGTTCTTCTTGGACAAAATTCCCCCCGACGCATCCCTCACTCCATCCAACCCTGCCAGGATTTGCCAGTTTTACAAGAATGCCTACCGTTATGCCACCATGTATGACAGAGAGAAACACATTCCcatatattctgcatataagtGCAAACCTGGCAAGGGCCACAGGTACGACGGCTGGATGATCGAGCCCCAG CTTGTAGATCCCAATTCAGGAAAGAGCATGGAAGATGAGCGTGAAACCACCATTGCTGGCACAGGCATAGAAAAGAGCCAAGCCACATTCAATGATTATTCTCAAGCCTTAAACATTGAAAAGGGGCACTTGAACCCCGTCTGCCATCAACCAGACGAAGACAGCAGAGAGGCCACCTCCACCTTGACCAACATTGTGCCCCAGTTTAGCAAACTCAATGAAGACGCCTGGGCCAGCTACGAAGACAGTCTCAAGAAAGAGGCCCAGGTCTGCAAGGAGCTGTATGTCATTGTGGGAGTTGTGCCTGGGGATGAATATATAGGTGACGGCCGGGTCAATAAACCCAGCCATATCTGGTCTGCCGCCTGCTGCTTGCGTGATAAAGAACGCAGAAACGGATGGGGTGCCATTGCAAAGAATAGCGTGAATGAAGTAAAGCAATACAACTTGGAAAAACTGAAGAAAGAACTTGCCCAACTCTATGGAAAGCAAAAGCTTGATCCTTTCAACAATGCTTGTAAATAA